DNA from Penaeus vannamei isolate JL-2024 chromosome 3, ASM4276789v1, whole genome shotgun sequence:
aggcccgacctaagTGACATCcattacacggacatgcacatacacggaaataaatgcatatctatcagtctatatatacacatctaacgtacagataaaaaataaatgtatatttatttgatagatcgatagatatgcatttatttctgtgtatatggatgtctgtttatacgaatattcgttggtcgggcctggcacaattttaacaaactggcggATAGTATAGAGTACAAAGGTCGTTGGATTTAATTTCTGCAATGCTTGTTTCTAGGCTGCTTGTATTTATATGCGAAATGTTATCGATATGAATTGTTGTTTATCAGTTGCCTCATATATACACTCCAGGCATAGTAGAATAGGCGTTTTGCTTTTAACATCCTTTTAatagtgacgtcatcagtgaTTGAGGTTTACAAGAACGGTTGAGAAAAATAAATCTGGACTTACAAAAACGCCCTGGACGTAAACAatggagggcgagaaggagaaaacTGCGACATCTCAAGAAAATGCCTCAGAAACACAAGAAAACCAGGAGCAGGAGAATAAACACACATCCGCTAAGCAAAAGAGTAAGACAGTGACAAGTGTGAGCCAAGAAGGAGTGAGTGgtgtgagatggagagggagtgagaagtcaAGGAGTATTATTCTTTGACAACTTTGTTATTATAAATAGCTATTTATCAAAAATCGcttgatttttttcctattaGATAAAGCAGGATAATGAGAAGGATGTAATGTAAGAATGTTTGTAAGACATCCACTTACCTGCCACTGATCTTGAACCCGCTACACCTGTCAGTGCtctgcgaaaaaaaaaaacatataccgtATATGCAGCCAAGTTAGAGTATATAAACTTCTTTTAGGGTATAGTATTTTGTTGGATAGTTTTCAAGAAGAGGTCATCAACTTAAAATCTATTAAGTTCTATAACAATTGATCTTATTGATGTTGATTGTAGTTGAGATACAGTATCTACTAATAGCGGTGATGCTAGACTTCAGTAACTGGGGAGGCATGAGATGTCTTCAAGGAATGGCAGAGTTAGATTAGATTGTtactaaattattgttattgtaagacCCTATAAATGCTGATGGAGATAGTTATAATCATCAAGAGATATATTGGCTGAGTTGGGTACGGGTCTAGCCATCACGATTCACTTGTATGCCTGCACTCCAGAGTTTATGTGGCATTCTTGTTGGGCCAGTAGTGCATAGCAAAGGCTATGCACTACTGTCATTGGGTTAAAATCTTCCCTACAAGGACACTGTTGTCTTGCTAATACCCTGCCTGCTATGAAATATCTCAACCACATTTGACTGGAAAGACTAGTCCAGACTCCTTTTCCACTGATCCCCACTCAAGACCATTCACCTCCAATTGGGATAACCTTAAACTCACCATACTTACATCCATGAACAAACACATCCCACAGAAAACACCTTCAAGTAGACATACACTTCCCTGGTTCTCCAGGGAGCTACGCAGACAACATCGCGAAAAACAGCGACTCTACAGACGCGCGCAAACATACAACACTCCAGAAAATTGGACTGCTTACAAAACTCACCAAAATTTTATTtccaaaaacataaagaaagcagAACACAAACATATTTCCACCTACCTCGCAAACAACGTCTGAAATAACCCTAAACACTTCTTCAAATTCTTTAAGTCGCGCAGACAGGACACAACGGCAATCACAGCCTTGAAAGACTACAACAACACTCTCGTAACTGACCCAGAACTCAAATCACAATTACTCAACACTCACTTCCAGTCTGTTTTCACACACGAAGATGATAATACACCTAACATTCCAGATAGACCTTATCTCCAATCCTGCCACTTAACATCACGACTAACGGCATACTGAAACTAATGACTACTCTAGACACAAACAAAGCCACTGGACCAGAGCAGATCCCCGCCTTAATCCTCGTCCTGTGCCCCTGTCCTTGCCcccatctttcaatctatcttttCCCAATCACTTGCCTCATTCACCCTACCAACTGACTGGCTTTGTGCAAATATCACCCCCCTCTTCAAGACAGGTGACAGAACTGACCCGACGAATTatcgccccatctctctcacaTCGATCGTCTGCAAAATTTTTGAacacataatacacaaacacataatgaaCCACATTGATACCCACAACATCCTTACAGACTCACAACATGGTTTTCGGCCCAGACGATCATGTGAGACCCAACTAATCACCACTCATCATGACATTGTACGACAATTAGACAGACGTGACACCAAACAAGTTGACGCCATACTACTTGACTTTGCCAAAGCCTTTGACAAAGTTCCCCACAAAAGACTGACTCTTAAATTATGACATTATGGGATGATAGGACCAATACTTCACTGGATCACTGCTTTTTTGATGTGTAGGACCCAACGCGTCTTACTCGACGGAGTATCTTCtgaccctgtccctgtctcttctggtgtcccacaaggcaTCGTTCTtgtcccccttcttttccttgtgTACATAAATGACCTTCCACTTTCGACTCCTAATTCTTCTACTAGACTTTTTGCTGACGACAGCCTTTTGTTACGACCTATAAAGACTGAAGACGACTGTAGACTCCTCCAGCAAGACATTTACGTGCTTGAACAGTGGGAAAGACTATGGCAAATGTCCTTTAGACCCGATAAATGTAAAGTTATCCATTTCACAAGATCACACACACCTATCCACCACACCTACACCTTACACAACCATCCCTTAACATCTACAGCAACTCACAAATACCTCGGTATTCATCTTTCCAACAATCTCACCTTTAACACACACACCGACTTCATCATTAACAAAGCCAACAGAACACTGGGGTTTCTGAGGAGGAACCTACACAACTGTACCCCGGACATTAAACACATAGCTTACAACACACTTGTACGTCCAACACTAGAGTACTGTGCGGCTGTATGGGACCCCTACACTAAACACAACATTGAGAAACTCGAGCAGGTTAATACTAGGGCAGCCAGGTTTATTACTCGCAATTACTCACATACTCCTGGTATTACAtctcacataaaaaaacagattaacATGGACCTGCTCGAGTCacgaagacaagcacacagacttacaatcatgtacaaaatcacaaacaaccttGTAGACATCAACAAACACGAATACTTACACGCAGTACACCCACGCAACACAAGGAACTCACACACCAGTAAATTTATCACATACCACAGTAACACTAACTCTTACAAGCACTCATTATTTCCACGTACCATATGTGACTGGAACTGGCTCCCATAACACATAATCGAAGCTGAAACACTTAACACTttcacaaacaaactaaataaacacTTAACAATACAAACACCTTCACAAACACCAACACTTCCGCTTGCACCTtgacctttccctcttcccccagcaACCAATCGCTACTAATATGCGTGTTATGCACTCACTTAGCGCCCTACGCATAAAAcattgagattgagagattgagatatGGCTTGTAACATCATCATGAGGTTGGAGCTCAGTGAGGTCCACAGATCTTGCTGCTCAAGCTAACTTGCTGCTGTGGAAATTATGGGAGTTTTTATTTGCCCATATTGTGTGTAATTATTAATACTggtgactattattactatattaggTTAATAGATATTGATAGGAGCCCATTTATTAAAAAAGGTTGATGGTCTTAAGATAGGCACTGGTATTGAGCATATACAATTATGCAATAGTTCTTTTCATAAACAGGGCTACCTAATATTGCAATTAGATTTTCCTGTTTTTGAACACTgcaatctattatttttattgtgtacTATTGATTTTATATGAAACAACTGCCATAAATATGTGCAACACCCTTTGTCTCAGTAATGCATTATTTTGATCCATGTAATTGTAGAattattaaaaaatatgttaagcaagatttcttcttcatttgtatTTTCAAATAAATTACATATGGTCAATGGACGAATATGGACCTTGGACAAATGTTTATATgaatagaattttttttatcagagTAATGAAAATTTGTAGCTCAGTTATTAGATACAATTTAATTTTCATAACACCATAACATAAAGGatagtgttattttttatttatcagtgAAAGTTTATTGGAAATCACTTTTCTGTACTATCTTTGGCTACTGTTTTGAACATTATTGTTCTTGTAATATATCTTTTGACATTTGAACATTTTTCATTGACTCTTAACCTGGCTGGatgttacagtatatatattttactcatatgttatatagaaaaatatagttTTGGTGTTAACCCATTcacgctggtatattttgaagccaaaaataaaatgttctgggtggctacaaaatcggcgggtggAGCTTCCCAGGAGTCTGTCCACCCGCCGGCCATGGCCTGCTGCTGCGTCGGAGCATGAGCCCCGATTCAGTGTCACATTGGCGgaacgcccggcaatgtttattattttgggtgtctcatatatgggacacctgtTGCTAATGGGTTAACTGAAATTTCAACTAAATTTTCAGTTGATGTGTTGCTGAAGGCCACAGGTGACGCACCcatcatgaagaaaaaaaaatgggcagTGGAAGGGGAGAAGCCAGTAGGTTGGGTAGCAGAATTCATACGCAGGTACCTCAAGCTTGAAGCTTCAGATTCTTTGGTAAGTAAATAGTTGAAGTTTGAAGGAAGAGCAAGATAGAACAAGATATGGGAAGATGGCTGAAAGTCTTAAATACTCAGTGTTTTTATCTAGTACAAATATCAGAGTCATTCCAAAAGTAAGAGATATTCTCTTACCACTAATAACACATCTGATTAAATTATATGATTCAAGCTAGCTATTTGCATAGCATATGGTgactctctttgcttttcttatGTTTGCCTGAAAATTTATTAcctgttgtgtgttttgtgattatatatgtgaAGATGACAGTTGTGTTTTCAAGTATATTTTAGATCAGATTACTTTATTTGTCACTGagtattattgatgttataactTACTCATGGCAATATTAACAAGATgtaatacaatgaaataaagtaatTTGAAAATAGTCAGGAATTTTAATGTAGCACTTATATAGAACAAGTAGATCAGGTGACAAATTGAATTACATATCCTTAGGATGAATCACATTAAACATTGGTAGCATTTTTGCCAAACTCAGAGACTAGATAATTTTTTAATGCAACTGAATGTAATGTGCATATAGAACCTTGGAGGGGGGCTTGAATAAAAGGAATTCTCATCAAAACCCTCTGAATTACCTACTAGATATATGATCACTTATCACAAAGACATCTCCtttgttgtttattatatttattgttattaacatattgtcattaatgataataacaatattgatgttaACCCCTATGATCTCAATGACGTTGCAGTCCCATCATGGAAAAATGTGGGTTGAGGGTCAGGTGACAGGAACATGCCATCCTTGGGCAAAATGGCTGTAGACCGGGTGACAcgaacttgccatcatgagcaaaggccagtGTGATAGAAAAGACTCACCACAAGTTCACAAACCACTTgcagtgtgatttgactcatttggcatttagaagggactttagcattattcccatcgataaacgaaTGGGGAATGTAATGTGCATAAGCCCACAAATTCAAGGTCACAAGGGCCTGTagattgactccttggtgactgagTGCTTGTTTGAGCCACCTGTGTGCAACAAAGTTCACAAAAAACTACGGTGGACAGTTCATGAACTATCAGCCATAGAATTAACCCAAAAATTATCGGAAAGCTTTTAGTAAGAGTTGCGTGAGGATGGATGATCAAAAGTGGTCTGGTCTGTATATGGATTTTGTCATACAGAGTTGATCTACATCTGTGGGAATCTTTGGATCCTAGTATGATAACACTTATCACAATCTCTGATGAAATGGCcaaaatgaggatgagagaggggggatggagacaaacagacagaagctgGAGGATGTCATttaaaacaacaaaaggaatgagagagagaagcaaggaaacTATATGAAAAGCAAATCACTGGAAGTAACAAATATGGGTGAAGGATTAAGAGATCTCCTCTTATAAATCTCTTTGAGGTGGATTCATTAATTAAAAAGAATAGCTTACCAATTCATAATACATATTAGTAAGAACTTTTTTAGTTCATTGCCACTAATGATTGCTTTCTTCTTTCAGTTTGTATACGTGAACCAGAGCTTTGCCCCTTCCCCTGACCAAATCATCAGGAACCTGTACGAATGTTTTGGTTCAGATGGCAAACTGGTGCTTCACTATTGTAAGACCCAAGCTTGGGGTTGATCTCTGACATCTGTtgtagatatttttatttattatcttgttGGTTTTTTCATGGGTATGTGAAATGTTTGCTGTTGTAAATGGTTGTAAGGCCAGTGGTACATGTCACTAGCATTTTCTGTATGTCCTTAATGTTATCCTTTGTATTAAGCTCAgtcagattttttgttttttccagaaggaattagtctttttttttttttttttttgcattccacaattgtttgtgtgtgtgggcagggGAGGGCTCATGTATGTAAAGTGCGAAAATGTAGATATTACAAATACGTAATGTACTTTTAGATTAGACAAGTGATTATTTCAGAAAGAAGGgaatacataaatattaaatgtgtatttagatatatgggAAATTTGACATAGAACCATGTCACAGTATCCTGTAGCAATGAAATCTTTTTTTGTATTGTGTTTTGGTAGGTGAATTGGAAATAGGAGGAAAGAGTtagcattgtttatttattatttcctgcCGACAAAATTAATGGTAAAATTTTcatatctttcttattttgtataaatttactttacttttattttttttgtgattgtaatAGTCAGAGAAATTCTTTAAATTTTCTACAGGACAAACTTTAACTAACTCTAGTCCCTCCATTGTGCGTATCAGAATCTTTTTAATACAATTGAGAATTTTTCCCTGAGTTTTATTTTCAGTCAGATCTGTGAAACctatgagtaaaaaaaatatcatagaaAATAGCAACATGATTAATCACAACTGCTTCATGTGATATATCCTTTGCATGTATCTGTAAGAACAGATTttaatacatgaatatgtgtgtacggcatgcatgtgtatgtgtgcttgtgggtgtgtgtgtgtgtgtgtgtacatgtgtgtgtgtgtgtgtgtgtgtgtgtgtgtgtgtgtgtgtgtgtgtgtgtgtgtgtgtgtgtgtgtgtgtgtgtgtgtgtgtgtgtgtgtgtgtgtattaagttaGAAAGACTTGGAATAATAACATTCTCAAAAGCAGTAACAATAGTGTAAGGCAGTGGTTCTCAACCAAGTGCGCTGCAACCATCCCTCAAGTACGCTGCAAAAATTTAATGGATATCTAGTTCTTGATTTTGTGCCTTGCATCTGGCTGCCTTATTTTCACACTTATCTTTTCCAGTGTCCCTCCTAACATCGAAAGGATATGCAAATCCAGAAGGCGCAAGTGTCCCATTAATCATGTATGTTTAGTCTACAACTGGAATGGATGTATTTCATTCCCATGTGCTTATTAATTAATttagatatatgataataagaagaacaacaacaataataatattggtaatagtaatgataatgataataatattacgtaatgttattattatttttgctgtataGTTAGTGCACTGTCAAAGTCCAagctatatcattagtgcaccACTAACCAATAAAGGTTGAGAACCTCTGGTATAAGGTCTTGTATACAAAGCCTAAAACATTACGCAAAACATTGCCGGCAATATGTCTGGGACATGCTACATACATGCTTCTGATTTAGTTACATTAATGTTTGTAAAGTTGCTGTGTGGTGATAAGTGATTGTCCACACATAATTTCTTGCTCAGAACTTGTACATGGATTTGAACATTCATAAGAGATGCTGAATGTGCATGCAAACATATCCATAGCATTGTTTCAAAATATGTTTAAATATCATGTCTACAAAGCCTAATAGGAGGGGCTATTCTGTTGTGCAGTTAATGGTATATCCCATGATACACCAAAAATGCTTAGAAATCTTACAGAAGTTATCTTTTGCTGACTGTGCTTGTACTATAATGTGCTATGGAGAGGAACTGTTTTCTTAAACACTATCActtcatgtaattttttttttttttattggctagTATAGTAATATCATGTCTAGAAGGTGACTCAAGTCAGTCACTagcccatacatatatgtgactTCTAGTTTGGATTTGCAGATGTTATACAACAGGTATGCAAATTTTATGCAATCTAAGTCAACTGTTgcaagaagctaaaaaaaaagtccAATATTAATTCATGGTAAAGAGAAAGCTCACCAGAAATAAAGATGCTAAGTAGACTTTGAAAGTTAACATGGTAGTGTTAACACATTAATGCATCAGTGTTAACACATGAGCACATCAGTGTTAACACATGAGCACATCAATGTTAACACATTAACACAGTTGTGTCAGAGATGCAACCTTATCTCACATCCAATAAGCTGTATGAATCTCAAATGGAAACATGGTGATCATTACAACTATCAGTCTAAAGATTATATTCACTAAgacatgaggaagggagggacttaAAAGACATTTCTTCTTTATATCAGTGATATATCCAGGGTATGGCACCTGTAAACATGCCCCttctacgataatgataatgatgataggaaaaataatgatataaaaagatattgataataatgatagtaattatgataataatgatagtaattatgataataatgataataatagtgataacaataaaaagatgatcatgatgaaaaagataataaaggttaaaaggataatgattattgttgttattatgattatgataatggtaatgctagaAATAAGGACAAAGGCATTTaagaatgatcaaaatgataaataattattgttgtaatatAACAAAtgatattgtcattgccattattttcatcgAAATATTTCTCTCTGGATTTGCCACTGTGCTCGTACCACCAGAATCAAACAGGTTTCTACATTAAATTTCTTATTAAGAATGTATTCAAAATATTCcaaggaaaaaaattatttttcttcaaaAAGTAATATTATACTATTACAGCTGAAGTtgctttatatttatagatacattcagtttatatacatatttctatatattcatgtgcatgcatgtgaaaatatgtttacttacacacacacacacatacacatacacatacacatacacacacacacacacacacacacacacacacacacacacacacacacacacacacacacacacacacacacacacacacacacacacacacacacacacatatacatacacacatacattcctatacacacacacacacacacacacacacacacacacacacacacacacacacacacacacacacacacacgcacacacacacacacacacacacacacacacacacacacatatatatctatatacacatatacgtacatatatgtatatgtatatatatatatatatatatatatatatatatatatatatatatatgtgtatatatatataatagaatatatatatatatatatatatatatatatatatatatatatatatatgtatatatatgtatacatatgtatgtatgtatgtatatatatatatatatatatatatatatatatatatatgttatatatatttataaatatatatatatatatatatatatatatatatataaatatatatttatatatttatataaatatataaataagtatatatatatatattaataaatatatgtagatatatatatacatatatatatatatatatatatatatatatatatatatatatatatatatatattgattttgattttgatattgatatatatatctctttatatctatatctaaatctatatctatatctatatctatatctgtctacctatctgtttatctatgtatatatataaatatatatatatatgtatatatatatatatatatatatatatatatatatatatatatatgtatatatatatgtatgtatatatatgtatatatatatatatatatatatatatatatatatataaatatatgcatatgtatatatatatatatatatatatatatgtatacatatgtatatattatatatatatatatatatatatatatacattatatatatatatatatatgtatatatatatatatatatatatatatatgtatatatgtatgttaacatatatatatatatatgatatatatatatgtatatatgtatgttaacatatatatatatatatatatatgatatatatatatatatatgatatatatatatatatatatatatatacatatatatatatatatatatatatatatatatttttatatatgtatatatataggtatgcataatacatatatatatatatatatatatatatatatatatatatatatatatatatatatatatatatatatatatatatatatatatatacgtacatatatatatacatatataaaaatatatataggtatgcatatatatatatatatatatatatatatatatatatatatatatatatatatacatatatatatatacatatatatatatatatatgaatatatctatatttctatatccatatatctatatctatctatctatctatctatctatctatatatatatatatgtatatatatatatatgtatgtatgtatatatatatatatatatatatatatatattatatatatatataataaatatatatatatattatatatatatatatatacatatatatataggtatgtatatatatatatatatatatatatatatatatatatatatatatatacatacatatacatatatatatatatatagatatatatatatatatatatatgtatatatatatatatatatatatatatatatatatataaatatctatctacgtatatctatctatctatctatctatctatctctatatatatatatatatatatatatatatatatatatatatatatatatatatctacctatatctttctatctatctatctatctatctatctatctatctatatatatatttatatatatatatatatatagatatatatatatatatacatatgtatatctgtatatatatatatatatatatatatatatacaaatatatatatatatatatatatatatatatatatatatatatatatatatatatatatgtatatatatatatatacatatatatatatatatatatatatatatagatatatatatatatatatatatatatatatatatatatatatctacctatgtttatatatatttatatatatatatatatatatatatatacgtatatatacatatatatatatatatatatatatatatatatatatatatatatatatatacatatatatatatatgtatgtatatatatatatatatatacatatatacatatatatatataatatatatatatacaaatatatatatatatatatgtatatatatatatatatatatatata
Protein-coding regions in this window:
- the Atg12 gene encoding ubiquitin-like protein ATG12, whose translation is MEGEKEKTATSQENASETQENQEQENKHTSAKQKIDVLLKATGDAPIMKKKKWAVEGEKPVGWVAEFIRRYLKLEASDSLFVYVNQSFAPSPDQIIRNLYECFGSDGKLVLHYCKTQAWG